The segment GGCCAGCACCGCGACGGTCATCCACGGCACGCGCCGGCGCTGCCGCGCGACGGCTTGCGCCGGCGCCGCTTCTCGGGAAACAGGAGTCTGGGTCGTATCCATCGATTCACCTATGTATATGCACTTTTTGAAACGACCGGCGCGGCGCGTCGATCGGGGGATTGCCTCAACGCTCCGGGATGTTGTGCGTGATCCGGAACAGTTCGTCTCTCAGCCGCGCCGCTTCCGACGGGCCGAACCGTTGTTCGAACGTTTCCTGCGCTTCGAGCCAGTGCGCATGCGCCTGCGCGATCTTCGCTTCGCCGTCGCCGGTCAGCGCGAAGGTCAGCCGCCGGCCGTCGCCCGCGTAGCGGCCCGTGACCAGCGCCGCGCCGACGAGCGGCTTGAGCGCGCGCAGCAGCGCGGTGCGCTCGATGACCAGCACGGCCGACAGCGCCGCCATCGTCAGGCCGGGGCGTTCGCGCAGCAGCGCGAGGATGCTGTACTGCGACGCGGTGACGCCCGCCTGCGACAGGTAACGCTCGTAGAACTGCGAGATCCGGCGGGCGGCCTGCCGGACAGCGAAACAGTCGTCATCGGTGAGCGTGTACTTGTGCATGTGCACATGTTAGTGAGCGGGGCGGCGCGAAGCGATGCGCGGGGCGCAATCAGATTGGTGCGCCGGTTGTATCAATCGGTTGGAAGAGACGGCGCTCCGGCGTTGCCATAGGCCGCCGCATAGGCGATGAACGCCTTGACCTTCGCCGGCAGCAGCGCGCGGTTCGCGTAGGCCAGCTTGATCTCGACGAACGCGTCGACGAGATCGGCGTCCTCGAGCAGCCGCACGAGCGCGCCGGACGCGAGCTCCGGCTCGACCAGCGCGCGCGGCACCACGCCGATCCCGAAGTCGCGCAGCACCATTTCCCGGTTGAACACGGGGCTGTTGGACGCGACGTCGAAGCGGAACGGCACGGTCAGTGTGTCGCCGCCGACGCGAAACGTCAGCGCCGGGCGTCGCAGCGTCGGCGACAGCGACACGAACAGGTGGTCGGCGAGGTCGGCGGGCGTGGCCGGGCGGGGGTGGTGTTCCAGATAGCGCGGCGTCGCGACGATCACGACGGGAATCCGCTCGAGCAGCCGCACGACGGTCGTCTCGCTCGTCAGCATGTAGGGCACGACGATGCCGATGTCGTAGCCTTCGCCGACCAGGTCGACCGGGCGCTCGGTCAGCGTCACGTCGAGGCGCACTTTCGGATGCGCGGCCTTGAAGCCGGCGATCAGCGGCACGAGGCGGTTCAGCGCGACGGTCGTGTGCGCGACGAGCCGCAGCAGGCCATCCGGCTCGCGGGTCTGCGTCTGGGCTTCCGCCTCGAGCGCGTCGAGCTCGTCGAGCACGGCCGCGCAGCGCTCGTAGAGGCGCTCGGCCGTCTCGGTCAGCGACACCTGCCGCGTCGTGCGGTGCAGCAGGCGGCTGCCGAAGCGCGCCTCCAGCTCGGCGATCGCGCGCGATACGACCGGGCGGGCGAGTCCATGCACGTCGGCGGCGCGGGTGAAGCTGCGCAGTTCCACCACCGACCGGAAAATCCGCAGCTTGTCGAAGTAGTCCATGTGCGTGTCCTCGGGGTCGAAGGCGGAACCCGTACGGCGGAGTATACGTTGACTTTATGCATATGCACATATAGATTGCAACGCATGGACGATATTCAGATTGCCGGTGCGTGCAACTGCTTCGCGCTGCGTCAGGCGACGCGGTTCGTCACGCAGATCTACGAACGCCACCTGAGCCCGCTCGGCGTCACGCCGGCGCAGTTTTCGATCATGGCGATCCTGTCGCGCCGGCCCGACGTGCTGATGAGCGACCTGGCCGACGCGCTGGTGATGGACCGCACGACGCTGCTGCGCGCGCTGAAGCCGCTGCAGCGCGACGGGCTCGTCGAGACGGGCGCGTCCGAGCACGACGCGCGCGCGCATGCGCTGAACCTGACGAAACTCGGGCAGCGCACGTTCGGGCACGCGAAGCGCGCATGGCAGGCTGCGCAGGACGAATTCGAGGCGCAGTTCGGCCGAGGCCGCGCGCAGGCGTTGCGCGACGAACTGTTCACCCTGACGGGGAAGCGGTAGGCGAAACGCGCGGCGCAAGCTCGACCCGCGCAGATTGGTCCTTGCGACCCGTTCGACATCCGGCGACAAGGCACAGGCATGGCCCTGCCGGTTTTCCCGGCTTTCATCGCTGCCGCGTCCATCGGGTGCGATCGCACTCCAATCAACTGGAACCTAATTCGAGCCATTGATGCCGGGTTTCCACCTGTTTCGGGCGAGTCAGCCGGCCGAACTGGTGATTTGGTCTGAATGGGTGGCCGGTCATAGACCGGCCTGGACATATTTCATTGCCAGTTGTAGATTCCTCCTACGCGTGACACAGGCCGGAACGGTCGAGCGAGTCAGGAGGAGCAACCCGATGTTGCAATTGAGCGATCGCGATCAGGCGATGTTGCATGGGGATTTCGGCGAGGGCGTCGCGCGTGCGATGCGGATCGTCTCGCGCACGGCCGAGGTCATGGCCGCGCCGCATCTCATCGACATCACGTCCGCGCATATCGACGGCTGCCTGTATCACGGCCGGACGAGTCTCGACTTCGTCGACTATTTCGTCGCGACGGGCGTGAAAGTCGCGGTGCCGACGACGCTGAACGTCGGGTCGCTCGACCTGATCCATCCCGAGCTGTACCACGGCGACCGTGCGATCCAGCGCGATGCGCAGCGCCTGATGGACGCCCATCTGCTGCTCGGCTGCGAATCCAGCTTCACGTGCGCCCCGTATCAGCTGAAGAACCGTCCCGCGCTGGGCCAGCAGATCGCGTGGGCCGAATCCAATGCGATCGTGTTCGCGAATTCGGTGCTCGGTGCGCGCACGAGCCGGTACGGCGACTTTCTCGATCTCGCCGCCGCGATCACGGGCCGCGCGCCGTACGCGGGCCTGCACGTCGACGCGAACCGGGCCGGACGGATCGTGTTCACGGCGCCCGACTTCAGCCGTCTGCCGTCGCGCGACATCTACTTCGCCGCGCTTGGCCTGCTGGTGGGCAAGGTCGCGGGCGCGATCGTGCCCGTGATCGTCGGCCTGCCGGCGGACACCAGCGAGGACGAACTGAAGGCGCTCGGCGCGGCAGCCGCGTCGAGCGGGGCCGTTGCGCTGTTCCACGCGGTCGGCGTGACGCCCGAGGCGCCGACGCTGGACGCCGCGCTGCATGGACGCGCGCCGCAGCGAACGGTCGACGTGTCGATGGCCGATCTCGACGAGATCCGTCGCACGCTGAACCAGGGTAAGGCGGGCGACGCACTCGTCGCGGTGGCGCTCGGCACGCCGCATTTCTCGCTGGCGGAATTCCGCCGGCTCGACGAATTGCTCGACCGTTTCGACGGCAAGCCGGCATGCGATTTCTACGTGAATACGAGCCGCTTCATCCTGTGGGAGCTGGGCGAGCTTGGCCTCGCGAGCCGCTTCGAGGCGCGCGGCGTCCAGATCGTCGTCGATACGTGCACGTACATCACGCCCGTGATGAAGCAGCTGTCCGGACTGGTCATGACCAATTCCGGGAAATGGGCGTCGTATGCACCCGCGAACATCGGCGTGACGGTGGCGTACGGCAGCATGAGCGAGTGTGTCAGGTCCGCGTTCGAAGGAAAGGTGCGATTCGATGACTGAAACAGTGGGTGGCGGTTCGGGTGCGACGGGCACGGTGCTGACAGGCGATACGCTCGTCGCAGGGAATGCGTTCGCGGACACGCTCGTGCTCGACAAGCCGCTCAGTTTCTGGGGCGGCTACGATTCGGTCGAGGGGCGGATCATCGACCGTGGCCATCCGCTCGCTGGCGCGAGCCTCGCCGGCAGGGTCATGGTGATGGCGCATGCGAAGGGATCCAGTTCGAGCAGCAGCGTGCTTGCGGAAGCCGTTCGGAATGGCACGGGGCCCGTCGGCATCGTCCTGAAGGAGCGGGACCTGATCATCTCGATCGGCGCGATCGTCGCCGCCGAGCTGTATGCGATCGAGGTGCCCGTCGTGTGTGTCGCGGAGCACGTGTACGACGCGATCGTCCGCGCGTCGGGGCCGTTGCGGATCGAGGCGGCCGGCGGAATCGGCGGCGCGACGATCAGCCTCGGCGACGCCGCGCGCCGAGATTAGCCGGCCGGCGTTTGCCGAGGTCGCGGTTCGTGGCCGATCAGTACACGGTATGAATAGATAGCGCTGGGTCGCCGCGATCAACGTCTCACGCGCCTTCGCGTTCGCGATGCCGGGCCGCGCCGGTCAGCCCGGCGGCCGCCTCCCGATACGCGCTCGGCGTCTGCCCGGCCCAGCGCCGAAACGCGCGCGTGAAATTCGCCGGGTCGGTGAACTGCAGGCGCTCGGCGATCGTCTTCAGGTCGAGATCCGACGCCGCGAGCAACTGCTTCGCATCCCGATAGCGCGCCTCGTCGAGCAATTGCCGGTAGCTCGCGCCGGCTTCCTCGAGCCGCCGCCTGAACGTGCGCGTCGACACGAGCAACTGCTGCGCGAGCGTCTCCGGCCCCGGATAGCCGCCCGCCGCGCGCGCCAGCTCCGCCCGCACGCGCTCGACGAGATCGCCTTCCTCCTGCCGGACCTGCGCGTATTCCCGCTCGACCTGCACCAGCGCCTGCCGGTGCGCGACCTCGTCGGCCAGCGGCAGCGGCCAGTCCAGCACGTCGCGCGCGATCCGCAGCGCATTCGCCGCGCAGCCGAAGCGCACCGGCGGCAACTGGTCGCGGTAACGGGCGAAGTAGGCGGGCTCCGGCCACGCGAACCGCAGCGCGATGTCCGGCGACGCGCGCCCGGACAGCTGCGCGATGTTCCGCGCGAGCCCGGTCAGCACGAATTCGAACATCACGTGATGCTGCAGCACGGGGCTCGCCTGCACGCCGTGCAGTTCGAGCGTCGCGCCGTTTTCATCCTCGGCATAGGTCAGACGATATTGGCGGTTGCGCATCCGGAAGTAGCGGATCGTCACCTGCAGCGACGCGCGGATGTCCCGCGCGGTCAGCGTCGCGTAGCCGAGAAAGCCGTGCACGGTCGGCTTGAGCTGCAGCCCGAACGCGAGACCGATACCCGGATCGCCGCCGATTTCGATCGCGTTCAGCACGAGCCGCCCCCATTGCGACGGCGCGACGCGCGCGTCCGGTTCGGCCAGCACTGCGTCGCGCAGGCCCGTGCCGGCGCGCACCGCGGCGAGGTCGACGCCGCGCGCGTCGAGCACCTGCAGCAGCAGGCGCGGATAGGCGACCGGAATCGTCGGCCGGCGCAGCCCGAGGCGGTCCTTGGCAAGCGGGGAAGTCATGTCTATTTGGCCGGAAATGACAAGCATTATGGCTGTTTGCCCCCTCACGTTCAACGTGGTGCGCGCCCTACGATGATGCTCACCGCTTTTCCGGCCACGCCATCATGACGACACCGTTTCCCCACCTGCTTGCCCCGCTCGACCTCGGTTTCACGACGCTGAAGAACCGCGTGCTGATGGGCTCGATGCACACGGGCCTCGAGGACAGCCGCAAGACGCTGCTGCGGCTCGCCGAATACTTCGCGGAACGCGCGCGCGGCGGCGTCGGCCTGATGGTCACCGGCGGCTTTGCGCCGAACGTGGCCGGCTGGACCAAGCCGTTCGGCGGCACGCTGATGACGTCGTCGGCCGCGCGCCGGCACCGCGCGATTACCGACGCCGTGCACACCGAGGGCGGCAAGATCGCGTTGCAGATCCTCCATACCGGCCGCTACGGCTATCACCCGTTCGCGGTTGCGCCGTCGAAGATCAAGTCGCCGATCTCGCCGTTCGCCCCGCATGAACTGACCGCGCGCGGCGTCGAGCGGCAAATCGGCGCGTTCGTGCGCTGCGCGAAGCTCGCGCGCGAAGCGGGCTACGACGGCGTCGAGATCATGGGCTCCGAGGGCTACCTGATCAACCAGTTCATCTCGATGCATACGAACAAGCGCACCGACGCGTGGGGCGGCTCGTACGAGAACCGCATCCGCCTGCCGATCGAGATCATCGAGCGTACCCGCGAGGCGGTCGGCCGCGACTTCATCCTGATCTACCGGCTGTCGATGCTCGACCTGATCCCGGACGGCAGCGACTGGAGCGAGGTCGTGCAGCTCGCGAAGGCGGTCGAGCGCGCGGGCGCGACGATCATCAACACGGGGATCGGCTGGCACGAAGCGCGCGTGCCGACGATCGGGACGTCGGTGCCGCGCGGCGCGTTCGCGTGGGTGACGAAGAAGATGAAGGG is part of the Burkholderia ubonensis subsp. mesacidophila genome and harbors:
- a CDS encoding LysR family transcriptional regulator — protein: MDYFDKLRIFRSVVELRSFTRAADVHGLARPVVSRAIAELEARFGSRLLHRTTRQVSLTETAERLYERCAAVLDELDALEAEAQTQTREPDGLLRLVAHTTVALNRLVPLIAGFKAAHPKVRLDVTLTERPVDLVGEGYDIGIVVPYMLTSETTVVRLLERIPVVIVATPRYLEHHPRPATPADLADHLFVSLSPTLRRPALTFRVGGDTLTVPFRFDVASNSPVFNREMVLRDFGIGVVPRALVEPELASGALVRLLEDADLVDAFVEIKLAYANRALLPAKVKAFIAYAAAYGNAGAPSLPTD
- a CDS encoding MarR family winged helix-turn-helix transcriptional regulator, producing MDDIQIAGACNCFALRQATRFVTQIYERHLSPLGVTPAQFSIMAILSRRPDVLMSDLADALVMDRTTLLRALKPLQRDGLVETGASEHDARAHALNLTKLGQRTFGHAKRAWQAAQDEFEAQFGRGRAQALRDELFTLTGKR
- a CDS encoding aconitase X produces the protein MLQLSDRDQAMLHGDFGEGVARAMRIVSRTAEVMAAPHLIDITSAHIDGCLYHGRTSLDFVDYFVATGVKVAVPTTLNVGSLDLIHPELYHGDRAIQRDAQRLMDAHLLLGCESSFTCAPYQLKNRPALGQQIAWAESNAIVFANSVLGARTSRYGDFLDLAAAITGRAPYAGLHVDANRAGRIVFTAPDFSRLPSRDIYFAALGLLVGKVAGAIVPVIVGLPADTSEDELKALGAAAASSGAVALFHAVGVTPEAPTLDAALHGRAPQRTVDVSMADLDEIRRTLNQGKAGDALVAVALGTPHFSLAEFRRLDELLDRFDGKPACDFYVNTSRFILWELGELGLASRFEARGVQIVVDTCTYITPVMKQLSGLVMTNSGKWASYAPANIGVTVAYGSMSECVRSAFEGKVRFDD
- a CDS encoding AraC family transcriptional regulator, whose amino-acid sequence is MLVISGQIDMTSPLAKDRLGLRRPTIPVAYPRLLLQVLDARGVDLAAVRAGTGLRDAVLAEPDARVAPSQWGRLVLNAIEIGGDPGIGLAFGLQLKPTVHGFLGYATLTARDIRASLQVTIRYFRMRNRQYRLTYAEDENGATLELHGVQASPVLQHHVMFEFVLTGLARNIAQLSGRASPDIALRFAWPEPAYFARYRDQLPPVRFGCAANALRIARDVLDWPLPLADEVAHRQALVQVEREYAQVRQEEGDLVERVRAELARAAGGYPGPETLAQQLLVSTRTFRRRLEEAGASYRQLLDEARYRDAKQLLAASDLDLKTIAERLQFTDPANFTRAFRRWAGQTPSAYREAAAGLTGAARHREREGA
- a CDS encoding MarR family winged helix-turn-helix transcriptional regulator, whose protein sequence is MHKYTLTDDDCFAVRQAARRISQFYERYLSQAGVTASQYSILALLRERPGLTMAALSAVLVIERTALLRALKPLVGAALVTGRYAGDGRRLTFALTGDGEAKIAQAHAHWLEAQETFEQRFGPSEAARLRDELFRITHNIPER
- a CDS encoding aconitase X swivel domain-containing protein, producing MTETVGGGSGATGTVLTGDTLVAGNAFADTLVLDKPLSFWGGYDSVEGRIIDRGHPLAGASLAGRVMVMAHAKGSSSSSSVLAEAVRNGTGPVGIVLKERDLIISIGAIVAAELYAIEVPVVCVAEHVYDAIVRASGPLRIEAAGGIGGATISLGDAARRD